One window from the genome of Rickettsiella endosymbiont of Xylota segnis encodes:
- the carA gene encoding glutamine-hydrolyzing carbamoyl-phosphate synthase small subunit — MKKLVSAKLILKTGESFVGYMPASQTTEVSGEVIFNTGMLGYVESLTDPSYAGQILCFTYPLIGNYGVSASNTWESNKIQVKSVIISEIASFYSNHAAQQSLVNWLEIENIPFITGLDTRALTHCLRVNGVTPGIITSLNKPHGDFIEFETIDWVKQVTITEPLYYGEGRKKIIVVDCGLKENILRCLLKFPLKIKRVPYDYDYSQEDYDGVFISNGPGDPQLCKKTIAILRKALTKKKPCFGICLGTQLMALAVGAKTYKLIFGHRSQNQPCIYLPTKRCYLTSQNHGYAVNEKSLPKDWQVLFRNLNDGTVAGIEHKKDPFFSVQFHPEAAPGPMDTQWLFERFYRML, encoded by the coding sequence ATGAAAAAATTGGTATCAGCAAAATTAATATTAAAAACAGGTGAGAGCTTTGTTGGATATATGCCAGCAAGCCAAACAACTGAAGTTTCCGGTGAAGTTATATTCAATACAGGTATGTTAGGTTATGTGGAATCTTTAACAGACCCTTCGTATGCAGGGCAGATATTATGTTTTACCTATCCCTTGATAGGAAATTATGGTGTTTCTGCATCAAATACTTGGGAATCTAACAAAATTCAAGTAAAAAGCGTGATTATTTCTGAAATAGCGTCATTTTACTCAAATCATGCTGCCCAACAGTCACTAGTAAATTGGCTTGAAATTGAAAATATACCTTTTATAACGGGTTTGGACACGCGGGCTTTAACACATTGTTTAAGAGTTAATGGAGTAACTCCGGGTATAATTACTTCATTAAATAAGCCGCATGGCGATTTTATTGAATTTGAAACCATCGATTGGGTAAAACAAGTAACAATTACTGAGCCGCTGTATTATGGTGAAGGTAGAAAAAAAATAATTGTTGTAGACTGTGGTTTAAAAGAAAACATTTTACGTTGTTTATTAAAATTCCCACTAAAAATTAAACGAGTTCCTTATGACTATGATTATAGTCAGGAAGACTATGATGGAGTTTTTATTTCCAATGGTCCGGGTGATCCGCAATTATGTAAAAAAACGATAGCCATTTTAAGAAAGGCTTTAACTAAAAAGAAGCCTTGTTTCGGCATTTGTTTAGGGACACAATTAATGGCTTTAGCTGTTGGGGCTAAAACCTATAAGTTAATTTTTGGTCATCGTTCTCAAAATCAACCCTGTATTTATTTGCCGACAAAACGATGTTATTTGACTTCGCAAAATCATGGTTATGCGGTAAATGAAAAATCCCTTCCCAAAGATTGGCAAGTATTATTTCGAAATTTAAATGATGGAACAGTTGCAGGAATTGAGCATAAGAAAGATCCTTTTTTTTCGGTACAATTTCATCCTGAGGCTGCACCTGGGCCTATGGATACACAATGGTTATTTGAACGTTTTTATCGCATGTTATAA
- a CDS encoding rhodanese-like domain-containing protein — protein MNQKQHRSAFIKLVDKIKPKIKELTVADLNKKISSQHRFYLIDVRERDEFQQGSIVHAIPLSKGIIERDIEKYIPDFEVEIVVYCSGGFRSCLAADNLQKMGYSQVASLQGGLRAWLEAGYPLIKMTK, from the coding sequence ATCAATCAAAAGCAACATAGATCAGCTTTTATAAAATTAGTTGATAAAATAAAACCTAAAATAAAAGAGTTGACAGTTGCTGATTTAAATAAAAAAATTAGCAGTCAACACCGGTTTTATTTAATTGATGTACGTGAGCGCGATGAATTTCAGCAAGGGTCTATTGTTCATGCTATCCCTCTTAGTAAGGGTATTATTGAACGTGATATTGAGAAATACATTCCAGATTTTGAAGTAGAGATTGTTGTTTATTGTAGCGGCGGTTTTCGATCTTGCCTGGCGGCAGATAATCTTCAAAAAATGGGTTATAGCCAAGTTGCTTCTCTACAAGGCGGTCTCCGCGCTTGGCTAGAAGCAGGTTATCCACTTATCAAAATGACCAAATAA
- the pnp gene encoding polyribonucleotide nucleotidyltransferase: MNSIKKVVQFGSQEIILETGAIARQATASVLVSLDGTTVLVTVVGNKQQAAEERDFFPLTVQYQERSYAAGRIPGGYFKREGRPTEKEILTSRLIDRPIRPLFPEGFYNEVQIVATVLSSNPDINADIPALIGASAALSLSGLPFKGPIAAARVGYSEGQYLLNPSFKQLETSDLDLVVAGTDKAVLMVESQAAELTEEIMLNAILFGHQQMQGVIQAIKELAEEAGEPAWDAQKTTTSQLDAVVEQEITQAIQALYAEAYTIPEKLIRKAKLENLRNSIIEKWSDEEKGISAKAIQLFLANLEEKIVRSRILSGETRIDGRDKITVRPITIQPGFLPRTHGSALFTRGETQALVVTTLGTDRDAQTIEALDGEGRETFMLHYNFPPYSVGETGQMGSPKRREIGHGNLAKRALRAVLPSESDFPYVLRVVSEITESNGSSSMATVCGASIALMDAGVPLKKHVAGIAMGLIKEGDQFAVLTDILGDEDHLGDMDFKVAGTLDGVTALQMDIKIDGITEEILQVALNQAKEGRLHILNIMQETLAEPRIEVSPYAPRITTLKINPEKIRDLIGKGGATIRAITEETGTLIDISDDGVVRISTSDLHACQNAIERIKKVTAEVEVGRTYEGAIVKLTDFGAFVNVLPGRDGLVHISQISKERVEQVSDVLSEGQIVKVKVLEIDRQGRIRLTMKDIEAEMENEIHS; this comes from the coding sequence ATTAATTCTATAAAGAAAGTCGTGCAGTTTGGTTCGCAGGAAATAATTCTAGAAACTGGGGCAATTGCACGTCAAGCCACAGCATCAGTTCTTGTGAGCTTGGATGGTACTACCGTTTTAGTAACCGTTGTAGGTAATAAGCAGCAAGCAGCTGAAGAAAGAGACTTTTTTCCCTTGACTGTTCAATATCAAGAACGCTCCTATGCAGCCGGACGTATTCCAGGAGGTTATTTTAAACGGGAAGGACGACCTACTGAAAAAGAAATTTTAACATCGCGCTTAATTGATAGACCAATAAGACCCCTGTTTCCTGAAGGGTTTTATAATGAAGTGCAAATTGTTGCGACTGTTTTATCTTCAAATCCTGATATTAACGCAGATATTCCTGCATTAATTGGTGCTTCTGCAGCTTTAAGCTTATCAGGCTTACCTTTTAAGGGTCCGATTGCGGCAGCAAGAGTCGGTTATTCGGAGGGACAATACCTATTAAACCCAAGCTTTAAGCAACTAGAAACATCAGATTTAGATTTAGTAGTTGCAGGAACAGACAAAGCCGTCTTAATGGTGGAATCTCAAGCCGCCGAGCTTACTGAAGAAATTATGTTGAATGCTATTTTGTTTGGACATCAACAAATGCAAGGGGTTATTCAAGCTATTAAAGAGCTTGCTGAAGAGGCAGGTGAGCCCGCTTGGGATGCGCAAAAAACTACAACATCTCAATTAGATGCAGTTGTGGAACAAGAAATAACGCAAGCTATACAGGCTTTATATGCTGAGGCCTATACAATTCCGGAGAAATTAATTCGTAAAGCTAAATTAGAAAATTTACGAAATAGTATTATCGAGAAATGGTCAGATGAAGAAAAAGGAATTTCCGCTAAAGCTATTCAGTTATTTCTAGCAAATTTAGAAGAGAAAATAGTACGTAGTCGTATTCTATCAGGCGAAACCCGCATTGATGGACGTGATAAGATAACAGTTCGCCCTATTACTATTCAGCCAGGATTTTTACCACGTACACATGGTTCGGCTTTATTTACTAGAGGCGAGACGCAAGCATTAGTTGTTACTACCTTAGGTACGGATAGAGATGCACAAACTATAGAAGCCTTAGATGGAGAAGGACGTGAAACATTTATGCTTCACTATAACTTTCCTCCTTATAGCGTGGGCGAAACCGGCCAAATGGGAAGTCCTAAACGGCGTGAAATTGGGCATGGTAATTTAGCGAAACGTGCTTTGCGAGCTGTATTACCTAGTGAATCCGATTTTCCTTATGTATTACGTGTTGTTTCTGAAATTACCGAATCAAATGGATCTAGCTCTATGGCAACAGTCTGTGGTGCAAGTATAGCGCTAATGGATGCTGGCGTACCTTTAAAGAAACATGTAGCGGGTATAGCAATGGGCCTAATAAAAGAAGGCGATCAGTTTGCTGTATTAACCGACATTTTAGGTGATGAAGATCATTTAGGAGATATGGATTTTAAAGTTGCAGGTACACTAGACGGCGTCACAGCATTACAAATGGATATTAAAATTGATGGTATTACAGAAGAAATTTTGCAGGTGGCATTAAATCAAGCCAAGGAGGGTCGTCTTCATATATTAAATATTATGCAAGAAACTTTAGCTGAACCACGCATAGAAGTCTCTCCTTATGCACCGCGTATAACTACTTTAAAGATAAACCCTGAAAAAATACGTGATTTAATCGGAAAAGGTGGAGCGACAATTCGCGCGATTACTGAAGAAACAGGAACCTTAATCGACATTAGCGATGATGGTGTCGTTCGAATCTCGACATCTGATTTACATGCTTGCCAAAATGCCATAGAACGTATTAAAAAAGTAACAGCGGAAGTGGAAGTGGGCCGTACTTATGAAGGTGCAATTGTTAAACTGACTGATTTTGGTGCTTTTGTTAACGTATTGCCCGGTCGTGATGGCTTAGTGCATATTTCACAAATTTCTAAAGAACGTGTTGAACAAGTGAGTGATGTATTAAGCGAAGGCCAAATTGTCAAAGTCAAAGTACTAGAAATAGATAGACAAGGTCGCATTCGTTTAACCATGAAAGATATTGAAGCAGAAATGGAGAACGAAATACATTCGTGA
- the rpsO gene encoding 30S ribosomal protein S15 — protein MLAKNEILAKFQRSPGDTGSPEVQIALLSGAIEQLNGHFQVHKKDNHSRQGLLKKVALRRKLLKYFKSVNLQGYLTLIKQLGLRG, from the coding sequence ATGCTAGCTAAAAATGAAATATTGGCTAAATTTCAACGTTCTCCGGGTGATACAGGATCCCCAGAGGTTCAGATTGCTTTATTATCTGGGGCTATCGAACAACTAAATGGCCATTTTCAAGTGCATAAGAAGGATAATCATTCACGACAAGGTCTATTAAAGAAAGTAGCTTTGCGTCGTAAATTATTAAAATATTTCAAAAGCGTTAATTTACAAGGGTATTTAACGCTCATTAAACAACTCGGCTTGCGTGGTTAA